One region of Catenuloplanes indicus genomic DNA includes:
- a CDS encoding DUF2277 domain-containing protein — MCRSIHPLHNFAPPATPDEVHAAALQYVRKIAGTTKPSQANQEVFDAAVAAVMAATQALLDGLVTAAPPKNREEEAAKARARAERRYAS; from the coding sequence ATGTGCCGCAGCATCCACCCGTTGCACAACTTCGCACCGCCGGCCACCCCGGACGAGGTGCACGCCGCCGCACTGCAGTACGTACGGAAGATCGCCGGGACGACCAAGCCGTCCCAGGCGAACCAGGAGGTCTTCGACGCCGCGGTCGCCGCCGTCATGGCGGCGACCCAGGCGCTGCTGGACGGGCTGGTCACCGCCGCGCCGCCGAAGAACCGCGAGGAGGAGGCCGCGAAGGCCCGGGCCCGCGCGGAACGCCGCTACGCCTCCTGA